One part of the Gemmatimonadota bacterium genome encodes these proteins:
- the uvrB gene encoding excinuclease ABC subunit UvrB, producing MPPFTVVSDYEPRGDQPRAIEELVQGINRGDRHQCLLGITGSGKTYTMAQVIAELQKPTLVISPNKTLAAQLYGEFKGFFPKNAVEYFISYYDYYQPEAYMPVTDTYIEKDSSVNEDLDKLRLRATSALLERRDVVIVASVSSIYSLGSPDEWKEFILLVDRGEAYERDMIMRKLIDMHYNRNDYDFARGTFRVRGDTLDILPADQEKGIRIEMFGDEVDRITEFDPLTGEVLAERDRIAVYPARHFVTTAPRLDQAMKAIEEELDERLRVLYDENKLLEAQRLEQRTRFDLEMMREIGFCAGIENYSMHLSGRSPGERPFCLFDFFPNDFLLVIDESHVSLPQLRAMYNGDRSRKTTLVEHGFRLPSALDNRPLTFEEFETMVNQVIYVSATPADYELSQCQGVVVEQIIRPTGLMDPEISVQPVENQMDDLLTRIRERADRQERVLVTTLTKRMAEDLTDYLRQLNVRVRYLHSTIDSIERVEILRDLRLGKFDVLVGINLLREGLDLPEVSLVAILDADKEGFLRSERSLIQTAGRAARNVRGEVIFYADNITDSMRRAMEETNRRRVLQQEYNELNGIEPETVYKSIEEIIKTTAVADVKAVDDDMPILNTIAKMDQSTVVEELKSAMYEAAANLEFEKAARLRDEINRLESQPTK from the coding sequence ATGCCTCCCTTCACTGTCGTCTCCGATTACGAACCCCGGGGTGACCAGCCCAGGGCGATCGAGGAACTCGTCCAGGGCATAAACCGGGGGGACAGGCACCAGTGCCTCCTCGGGATCACGGGCAGCGGCAAGACCTACACCATGGCCCAGGTCATTGCCGAGTTGCAGAAGCCGACCCTGGTCATCTCGCCGAACAAGACCCTGGCCGCCCAGCTTTACGGCGAGTTCAAGGGGTTCTTCCCGAAGAACGCCGTCGAATACTTCATAAGCTACTACGACTACTACCAGCCGGAAGCGTACATGCCGGTTACGGATACCTATATCGAGAAGGATTCGTCGGTCAACGAGGACCTGGACAAGCTGAGGCTTCGGGCGACGAGCGCGCTGCTGGAACGGCGGGACGTGGTGATCGTGGCCTCGGTGTCCTCGATCTACAGCCTTGGATCGCCCGACGAGTGGAAGGAGTTCATCCTCCTCGTGGACCGCGGTGAGGCGTACGAGCGGGACATGATCATGCGCAAGCTGATCGACATGCACTACAACCGGAACGATTACGATTTCGCGCGGGGCACGTTCCGCGTGCGGGGCGACACCCTCGACATCCTGCCCGCGGACCAGGAAAAGGGCATCCGCATCGAGATGTTCGGCGACGAGGTCGACCGCATCACCGAATTCGATCCGCTGACGGGCGAGGTACTGGCCGAACGGGACCGCATCGCCGTCTACCCGGCCCGCCACTTCGTCACCACGGCGCCGCGCCTGGACCAGGCCATGAAGGCCATCGAGGAGGAGCTGGACGAACGGCTTCGGGTGCTGTACGACGAGAATAAGCTCCTCGAGGCCCAGCGGCTGGAACAGCGCACGCGCTTCGACCTGGAGATGATGCGGGAGATCGGGTTCTGCGCCGGCATCGAGAACTACTCCATGCACCTATCGGGGCGGTCCCCGGGCGAGCGCCCCTTCTGCCTCTTCGACTTCTTCCCCAACGATTTCCTGCTGGTCATCGACGAGTCCCACGTCTCACTGCCCCAGCTCCGGGCCATGTACAACGGCGACCGGTCGCGGAAGACCACGCTGGTGGAGCACGGATTCCGGCTGCCGTCGGCGCTGGACAACCGGCCGCTGACTTTCGAGGAGTTCGAGACGATGGTCAACCAGGTGATCTACGTCTCGGCCACGCCGGCCGACTACGAGCTGAGCCAGTGCCAGGGGGTGGTGGTCGAACAGATCATCCGGCCGACGGGGCTGATGGACCCGGAGATCAGCGTGCAGCCCGTGGAAAACCAGATGGACGATCTCCTGACCCGTATCCGGGAACGCGCGGACCGGCAGGAACGGGTGCTGGTGACGACGCTGACCAAGCGGATGGCCGAGGACCTGACCGACTATCTCCGGCAGTTGAACGTGCGGGTGCGCTATCTCCATTCCACCATCGATTCCATCGAGCGCGTCGAGATCCTGCGCGACCTGCGCCTCGGCAAGTTCGACGTGCTCGTGGGCATCAACCTCCTGCGTGAGGGACTCGATCTGCCCGAGGTCTCCCTGGTCGCCATCCTGGACGCGGACAAGGAGGGGTTCCTGCGGTCGGAACGTTCGCTGATCCAGACGGCGGGGCGGGCGGCGCGGAACGTGCGCGGCGAGGTGATCTTCTACGCCGACAACATCACCGATTCCATGCGGCGGGCCATGGAGGAGACGAACCGCCGAAGGGTGCTGCAGCAAGAGTATAACGAACTGAACGGGATCGAGCCCGAGACCGTGTACAAATCCATCGAGGAGATCATCAAGACCACGGCCGTGGCCGACGTGAAAGCCGTGGACGACGACATGCCGATTCTGAATACCATCGCGAAGATGGACCAGAGCACCGTCGTGGAGGAACTCAAATCGGCCATGTACGAGGCGGCCGCCAACCTGGAGTTCGAGAAGGCGGCCAGGCTGCGCGACGAGATCAACCGGCTGGAGTCCCAACCTACGAAATGA
- a CDS encoding SDR family oxidoreductase gives MSHPLFDLSGRVALVSGAAAGMGRATSIAYAEAGADLMLADINEEGMQDTVREIERLGRRAEPVVCDVSNGAQIRKMFARLDETYGRIDVLANIAGEGGINQLPLEITEAGLIQTLNTLVVGRYVCCQEGAKRMIKAGGGSIINIVSIAGLSALGRGHMSYSIAMGGVAQMTREMSTEWSSKGVRVNAIVCAQIMNEGLRKRIDADAKLGDTYLRGIPIGRLGKSEDIQGLAIFLASDASSWVTGALMPLDGGNTAKNAGGSHPGQPNAPDEQKY, from the coding sequence ATGTCTCATCCATTATTCGACCTGAGCGGACGCGTGGCCCTGGTCTCCGGCGCGGCCGCCGGCATGGGCAGGGCGACGTCCATCGCCTATGCCGAGGCGGGCGCGGATCTCATGCTGGCCGATATCAATGAAGAGGGCATGCAGGATACGGTCCGGGAGATCGAGCGCCTGGGCCGGCGCGCCGAACCGGTGGTGTGCGATGTCTCCAACGGCGCGCAGATCCGCAAGATGTTCGCACGGCTTGACGAAACCTACGGACGCATCGACGTACTGGCCAATATCGCCGGGGAGGGTGGTATCAATCAGCTGCCGCTGGAAATCACCGAGGCCGGGCTCATCCAGACCCTGAACACCCTGGTCGTCGGAAGGTACGTCTGCTGCCAGGAAGGCGCGAAGCGCATGATCAAGGCCGGAGGGGGCAGCATCATCAACATCGTGTCCATCGCAGGGCTGTCAGCCCTCGGCCGCGGCCACATGTCCTACAGCATCGCCATGGGCGGCGTAGCCCAGATGACGCGGGAGATGAGCACGGAGTGGAGCAGCAAGGGCGTGCGCGTCAACGCCATCGTATGCGCCCAGATCATGAACGAAGGCCTGCGCAAGCGCATCGACGCCGACGCCAAGCTGGGCGACACGTACCTGCGGGGCATACCCATCGGCCGCCTGGGAAAATCGGAAGACATCCAGGGGCTGGCCATTTTCCTCGCCTCCGATGCCTCCAGCTGGGTCACCGGGGCGCTCATGCCGCTGGACGGCGGCAACACGGCCAAGAACGCAGGCGGATCCCATCCGGGCCAGCCGAACGCGCCGGATGAGCAGAAGTATTGA
- a CDS encoding ABC transporter ATP-binding protein, giving the protein MNNLTKHFGDVVAVDDVTLDIADREFLTLLGPSGCGKTTLLNMIAGLESPTVGEVWFDDRNVTDVPPERRDIAMVFQTYALYPHMSVFDNVAFGLKMRGVPVEDRKRLVLAASKTMEIEHLLDRKPRALSGGQRQRVALARAIVRDPGVFLLDEPLSNLDAQLRVVMRTELKRLHGELEMTFVYVTHDQAESLILSDRIVVMKEGQIQQIGTPESIYDSPANTFVAGFVGSPPINLLKGTLEQSGGGGWRVVGKGFACDVATSIIERMGPPDRRDVYLGVRAEDIGVDEVPASRGSASPGSDSEVQESATSVAPAADSMESASEERDTQRTAARAKVVVREPMGSDLYLTVDVGGNNVKVRTRPDVRFDRGDSVSLSFDPEKLHLFDGETGVSLLNVR; this is encoded by the coding sequence TTGAACAACCTTACGAAGCACTTCGGCGACGTGGTAGCCGTGGACGACGTCACGCTGGACATCGCCGACCGCGAGTTCCTGACGCTCCTGGGACCGTCGGGGTGCGGCAAGACCACCTTGCTCAACATGATCGCCGGGCTGGAGTCACCCACGGTGGGAGAGGTGTGGTTCGACGACCGAAACGTGACGGACGTGCCGCCCGAGCGGCGGGACATCGCCATGGTATTCCAGACCTACGCCCTCTATCCCCACATGAGCGTCTTCGACAACGTGGCCTTCGGACTCAAGATGCGCGGGGTGCCCGTGGAGGATCGGAAGCGGCTCGTGCTGGCGGCGTCAAAGACCATGGAGATCGAACACCTGCTGGACCGCAAGCCTCGTGCGCTGAGCGGCGGGCAGCGGCAGCGGGTCGCCCTGGCCCGCGCCATCGTCCGCGATCCGGGCGTGTTCCTCCTCGACGAACCGCTGTCCAATCTGGACGCGCAGCTTCGCGTGGTGATGCGCACGGAACTGAAGCGACTTCACGGCGAGCTGGAAATGACCTTCGTCTACGTCACCCACGACCAGGCCGAGTCGCTCATCCTCTCCGACCGGATCGTGGTCATGAAGGAGGGGCAGATCCAGCAGATCGGCACCCCCGAGTCCATCTACGACAGCCCCGCCAACACCTTCGTGGCCGGTTTTGTGGGGAGTCCGCCCATCAACCTGCTCAAGGGTACGCTGGAGCAGTCGGGAGGAGGCGGCTGGCGGGTGGTCGGCAAGGGATTCGCGTGCGACGTGGCGACGTCAATAATCGAGCGGATGGGACCGCCGGATCGAAGGGACGTATACCTGGGCGTGCGGGCGGAGGATATTGGGGTGGACGAGGTGCCGGCGTCACGAGGGTCGGCGTCACCAGGGTCGGACAGCGAGGTGCAGGAATCTGCGACTTCAGTAGCCCCTGCGGCTGATTCAATGGAGTCGGCCAGCGAGGAACGCGACACGCAACGGACCGCAGCCCGGGCAAAGGTCGTCGTGCGCGAACCCATGGGAAGTGACCTGTACCTGACGGTTGACGTCGGGGGCAACAACGTCAAGGTGCGCACCCGACCGGACGTTCGTTTCGACCGGGGCGACAGCGTCAGTCTTTCCTTCGATCCTGAGAAGCTACACCTGTTCGATGGGGAGACGGGGGTCAGCCTGTTGAACGTCCGTTAA
- a CDS encoding carbohydrate ABC transporter permease, whose protein sequence is MWRRASLYIYALAAVIYLTLPFAWVAAVSFMPEREVTQQRWWPEEPTTGNYSLYFDVEGRTADVGAAIARQFPRAIVNSLIIGTAVMFLNLTCGSLAAYALSRLPFRGNLLLLLFYLGSRSVPGVAIMIPMYLLMRSYGLLDTHLSVILSHTTFTLPFTIWILKGYFQTVPLDLERAARVDGCTPLGALLRVFLPVTTPGLVAVGIFAFIASWGEFLFALLFTTTIASRPVTVLASDFAQELGVPFTVIAAGGVLVILLPLVLSFIFQRLIIQGIGGSVTG, encoded by the coding sequence ATGTGGCGACGCGCCTCGCTCTACATATACGCATTGGCGGCCGTGATCTACCTGACCCTGCCCTTCGCCTGGGTGGCGGCCGTCAGTTTCATGCCCGAACGGGAGGTGACGCAGCAACGCTGGTGGCCCGAGGAGCCCACCACCGGCAACTACAGCCTCTATTTCGACGTGGAGGGTCGGACGGCGGACGTGGGCGCCGCCATCGCCCGGCAGTTCCCCCGGGCCATCGTCAACAGCCTGATCATCGGGACCGCGGTGATGTTCCTGAACCTGACCTGCGGTTCCCTGGCGGCCTATGCCCTCTCGCGCCTGCCGTTCCGGGGCAACCTGCTGCTCCTGCTGTTCTATCTCGGTTCGCGGAGCGTGCCGGGTGTGGCCATCATGATCCCCATGTACCTGCTGATGCGGAGCTACGGACTCCTGGACACGCACCTGTCGGTGATCCTTTCCCACACGACCTTCACCCTGCCCTTCACCATCTGGATCCTGAAGGGCTATTTCCAGACCGTGCCCCTGGACCTGGAACGGGCCGCGCGGGTCGACGGCTGCACGCCGCTGGGCGCGCTGCTGCGGGTGTTTCTGCCAGTAACCACGCCTGGACTGGTGGCCGTGGGGATTTTTGCCTTCATCGCGTCCTGGGGGGAATTCCTCTTCGCTCTGCTCTTCACCACCACCATTGCTTCAAGACCGGTGACGGTGCTGGCGTCGGATTTTGCCCAGGAACTAGGGGTGCCTTTCACGGTTATCGCCGCGGGCGGCGTGCTGGTCATCCTCCTGCCCCTGGTCCTGTCCTTCATCTTCCAGCGGCTTATCATCCAGGGCATCGGCGGGTCGGTGACGGGATGA
- a CDS encoding sugar ABC transporter permease — MTVLRPSLLMTRTRDFLPLLLNLPAVILLLAFIAYPIGISFWMSLHRYNLRRPDQVYFHGLENYATILASPEFWNALWISLYFTFMAVLLVIVIAMAIALLLHESFRGRGVVRALLLIPWAIPGVVNGLMWAGLLGDYGAFNAMLADAVATVNYLFGVNIVYTGLASPFVALNAAIGAHVWRSVPFACIIFLAAIQAIPTEQYRAARVDGATSWNRFRFITLPWLYHAVLVVAIFETMNGFRAFDLIYALTGGGPGDATHVIAWQTYKEAFARLDFGGANAYSYLITLITMTLAIIYIRLLYRRGLVQG, encoded by the coding sequence ATGACCGTACTGAGACCCTCTCTACTCATGACGCGGACGCGGGATTTCCTGCCCCTGCTGCTGAACCTGCCGGCGGTGATCCTGCTCCTTGCCTTCATCGCCTATCCCATCGGCATCTCCTTCTGGATGAGCCTGCACCGATACAACCTGCGCCGGCCCGACCAGGTGTACTTCCACGGCCTGGAGAACTACGCGACCATCCTCGCGAGTCCCGAGTTCTGGAACGCACTGTGGATCTCGCTGTACTTCACCTTCATGGCGGTCCTCCTGGTCATCGTGATCGCCATGGCCATCGCCCTGCTGCTCCACGAGTCCTTCCGCGGCCGCGGCGTCGTGCGCGCTTTGCTGCTCATTCCCTGGGCCATCCCGGGTGTGGTCAACGGCCTGATGTGGGCGGGGCTGCTCGGTGATTACGGCGCCTTCAACGCCATGCTGGCGGACGCGGTCGCCACCGTCAACTACCTGTTCGGTGTAAACATTGTATATACGGGCTTGGCCTCGCCCTTCGTTGCGCTGAACGCCGCCATCGGCGCCCACGTGTGGCGCAGCGTGCCCTTCGCCTGCATCATCTTCCTGGCGGCGATCCAGGCCATTCCGACGGAACAGTACCGGGCCGCCCGGGTGGACGGCGCCACGTCGTGGAACCGCTTCCGGTTCATCACCCTGCCCTGGCTGTACCACGCCGTGCTCGTCGTCGCCATCTTCGAGACCATGAACGGCTTCCGGGCCTTCGACCTGATCTATGCGCTCACGGGCGGCGGGCCCGGCGACGCGACTCACGTCATCGCCTGGCAGACCTACAAGGAGGCCTTCGCCCGGCTCGATTTCGGCGGGGCCAACGCCTATTCGTACCTGATCACGCTGATTACCATGACACTGGCCATCATCTATATCCGGCTGCTGTACCGCCGCGGACTCGTACAGGGATAG
- a CDS encoding extracellular solute-binding protein — MSRRAFLQSSTVAGLGLAAGCNPAPPPGVIFKGWVYEPDLVRENLDYFERQTGIRVDYNAVSGNYHDKMVALHVGGAPMECCYVRDDDFAEWVEAGWLRPCDDLLAADPDMSATTADLFPYNLSSMTYGGRRYGLPYYTDFNIWIYNAPMLEAAGFDAPARTLDELTEQAVKVREARVRTPSGDVIEYPIMLNFRQSVLGFLDWWTLNYASEATLFDEDLNPTFPDDEDRRAETILQWLTDGIHRHRIISPSSLTAGQMRDHVASGRQVYGILNKYDLEYVNNRRNSVAADDELKRRGSDALHAKVYRMAPVPSISAEQNGTLGWTRMYCLTSRCREDRMQDAWALMKFLGARDAEGEYYTARRWFRLRGLGFAYRSLLDDPDIVAQTEQWGEIDKVREQSRYVRPRENIKAPWFPDFKIYYQPEIQKVLLGQQSARDGLGKIAQRCRQLITDWS, encoded by the coding sequence ATGTCGCGCCGCGCATTTCTCCAGTCGTCGACCGTCGCGGGCCTGGGCCTGGCGGCGGGCTGTAACCCGGCGCCTCCACCCGGCGTGATCTTCAAGGGATGGGTGTACGAACCCGACCTGGTCCGGGAGAACCTCGACTACTTCGAGCGGCAGACCGGCATCCGGGTGGACTACAACGCGGTGTCGGGCAACTACCACGACAAGATGGTGGCGCTGCACGTGGGCGGGGCGCCCATGGAGTGCTGCTACGTCCGCGACGACGACTTTGCCGAATGGGTCGAGGCCGGCTGGCTGCGTCCCTGCGACGACCTCCTGGCCGCCGATCCAGATATGTCCGCGACGACCGCGGATCTCTTCCCCTACAACCTCTCGTCCATGACCTACGGCGGCCGCCGCTACGGGCTGCCGTACTACACCGACTTCAACATCTGGATCTACAACGCGCCCATGCTCGAGGCGGCGGGGTTCGATGCCCCGGCCCGCACTCTCGACGAACTGACCGAGCAGGCCGTCAAGGTCCGGGAAGCGCGGGTCCGCACGCCGTCCGGGGACGTCATCGAGTACCCGATCATGCTGAATTTCCGGCAGAGCGTGCTGGGATTCCTGGACTGGTGGACGCTCAACTACGCCAGCGAGGCGACGCTGTTCGACGAAGACCTCAACCCCACCTTTCCGGACGACGAGGACCGCCGGGCAGAGACCATCCTGCAGTGGCTCACCGACGGCATCCATCGTCACCGCATCATCTCCCCGTCGTCGCTCACCGCGGGGCAGATGCGGGACCACGTCGCCAGCGGCCGCCAGGTCTACGGCATCCTCAACAAATACGACCTGGAGTACGTGAACAATCGCCGGAACTCGGTGGCCGCGGACGATGAGTTGAAGCGTCGGGGATCCGACGCGCTGCACGCGAAGGTGTACCGGATGGCGCCGGTGCCGTCCATCTCGGCAGAACAAAACGGCACCCTGGGCTGGACGCGCATGTATTGCCTGACGTCGAGATGCCGGGAAGACCGGATGCAGGACGCCTGGGCCCTGATGAAGTTCCTGGGCGCGAGGGACGCGGAAGGGGAGTACTACACGGCGCGGCGCTGGTTCCGCCTGCGGGGACTGGGTTTCGCCTACCGGTCGCTGCTGGACGATCCGGACATCGTCGCCCAGACGGAACAGTGGGGTGAGATCGACAAGGTCCGGGAACAGTCCCGCTACGTCCGGCCGCGGGAGAACATCAAGGCGCCGTGGTTTCCCGACTTCAAGATCTACTACCAGCCGGAGATCCAGAAAGTCCTCCTGGGACAGCAGTCCGCCCGCGACGGACTCGGCAAAATCGCGCAGCGCTGCCGCCAACTGATCACGGATTGGAGCTGA
- a CDS encoding phytanoyl-CoA dioxygenase family protein, translated as MLTEDQIHHFRVFGFIVLRQVLDEVETEELGRLADEIWTAELRHPPTEDEHVSIAPFLELHPAAMPMIEDDRIYTPMVQLLGQDMIWSGSEGVQGTMTRRPFHHWHADRPGPQELGYLRIKIMMYLDPMRKDAGALRVIPGSHRSPFHEELTPFQQRHGLDDPAFFGSPGNEVPCHPLETDPGDAVVFNQSLYHAVYGKAGRRRYVALKYAARPTSDAHLASIKRFSPFTLEPHERIMQSDSPRLRAMTAGIEDLRARAEAL; from the coding sequence ATGCTGACAGAAGACCAGATCCATCATTTCAGGGTGTTCGGGTTTATCGTGCTCAGGCAGGTGTTGGATGAAGTTGAAACCGAAGAGCTTGGACGCCTGGCGGACGAGATATGGACGGCGGAACTGAGACATCCGCCCACGGAGGATGAGCACGTGTCCATCGCGCCGTTCCTGGAGTTGCATCCGGCCGCCATGCCCATGATCGAGGACGACCGTATCTATACGCCCATGGTGCAGCTGCTCGGCCAGGACATGATCTGGTCGGGGTCGGAAGGCGTACAGGGCACCATGACCCGGCGGCCCTTCCACCACTGGCACGCGGACCGGCCCGGGCCGCAGGAGCTCGGCTACCTGCGCATCAAGATCATGATGTACCTGGATCCCATGCGGAAGGACGCGGGTGCACTGCGCGTCATACCCGGATCGCACCGGTCACCATTCCACGAGGAACTCACGCCGTTCCAGCAGCGGCACGGACTCGACGATCCCGCTTTCTTCGGCTCTCCGGGGAACGAGGTGCCCTGCCATCCCCTCGAGACGGACCCCGGCGACGCGGTCGTATTTAACCAGAGCCTCTACCACGCCGTCTACGGCAAGGCCGGGCGAAGGCGCTATGTCGCCCTCAAGTACGCGGCCCGTCCCACTTCGGACGCCCACCTGGCGTCCATCAAGCGGTTCAGTCCCTTTACCCTGGAGCCCCACGAACGGATCATGCAGTCGGATAGCCCGCGCCTGAGGGCGATGACGGCGGGAATTGAAGATCTCAGGGCGCGGGCTGAGGCACTTTAG
- a CDS encoding P-II family nitrogen regulator, translating to MKLIVAIIRPEKLDDVRNALDEKGIPGMTLSRVSGHGRTAHRTGLYRGQEIDIPLAAKIRMEIAVTNDQKDEIVDVIWKAARSGGDRTGDGKIFVVPVEESIRISSGERGEDAV from the coding sequence ATGAAACTAATCGTAGCCATCATCAGACCGGAGAAGCTCGACGACGTCCGGAACGCGCTCGACGAGAAAGGCATCCCCGGCATGACCCTGTCCAGGGTGTCGGGGCATGGCCGCACCGCCCATCGCACGGGGCTTTACCGGGGACAGGAGATCGACATCCCCCTCGCGGCCAAGATACGCATGGAAATCGCCGTCACCAACGATCAGAAGGACGAGATCGTGGACGTAATCTGGAAGGCCGCCAGGTCGGGCGGCGACCGGACGGGAGACGGCAAGATATTCGTCGTGCCCGTCGAAGAAAGCATCCGCATCAGCAGCGGGGAACGCGGCGAGGACGCGGTGTAG
- a CDS encoding ammonium transporter, whose amino-acid sequence MSLSGILRIAACLALAVPGAAFAQEEAAAPAAVLNSGDTAWMLVSCALVLLMLPGLAMFYGGLTRTRNVLGTMMHSFAAMGIMGVQWVVFGFALAFGASAIIPGVLGWSSDYFLLGGVDPGTLWDGTNIPTYLFAMFQGMFAIITPALIAGAIAERVKFGAYCLLILLWGFVVYEPLCYMVWNADGMLFKDGAIDFAGGTVVHISSGVAGLVAAMVLGPRLGYPGRAMKPNNLTMTLIGAGLLWIGWFGFNAGSAVSAGETAVQALTVTQISAAAGAVGWIVTELIHHGRASSLGIVSGILAGLVAITPAAGSVTPAWALVFGFGAAVVCFLMVQLKGKLGYDDTLDVFAIHGIGGMFGALLVGLVATDVGGWSQFLIQIKGVVIAIALSAVGTGVLVWLIDRTIGLRATDEDQLVGLDHSQHGEDGYGLTHL is encoded by the coding sequence ATGTCCCTTAGCGGCATATTACGTATCGCTGCATGCCTGGCACTTGCGGTTCCCGGCGCGGCTTTCGCGCAGGAAGAGGCGGCGGCCCCGGCGGCTGTGCTGAATTCCGGAGATACCGCCTGGATGCTCGTCAGCTGCGCCCTGGTGCTGCTCATGCTGCCCGGCCTGGCCATGTTCTACGGCGGGCTCACGCGCACCCGGAACGTGCTGGGCACCATGATGCACAGCTTCGCGGCCATGGGCATCATGGGCGTGCAATGGGTGGTCTTCGGATTCGCCCTGGCCTTTGGCGCGAGTGCGATCATACCGGGCGTCCTCGGCTGGAGTTCAGACTACTTCCTGCTGGGCGGCGTCGACCCCGGAACCCTCTGGGACGGAACGAACATCCCCACGTACCTGTTTGCTATGTTCCAGGGCATGTTCGCCATCATCACCCCCGCCCTGATCGCCGGGGCCATCGCCGAACGCGTGAAGTTCGGCGCCTACTGCCTGCTGATCCTGCTCTGGGGTTTCGTGGTGTACGAACCCCTGTGCTACATGGTATGGAACGCGGACGGCATGCTCTTCAAGGACGGCGCCATTGACTTCGCCGGCGGCACGGTGGTGCACATATCTTCCGGTGTGGCGGGCCTGGTGGCCGCCATGGTGCTCGGCCCCCGTCTCGGTTATCCCGGACGGGCCATGAAGCCCAACAACCTGACCATGACCCTCATCGGCGCGGGCCTGCTCTGGATCGGCTGGTTCGGCTTCAACGCCGGTTCCGCCGTATCCGCGGGAGAAACGGCCGTCCAGGCCCTGACGGTGACCCAGATCTCCGCCGCCGCGGGCGCCGTGGGCTGGATCGTTACGGAGCTGATCCACCATGGCAGGGCCTCAAGCCTCGGCATCGTCTCCGGCATCCTGGCCGGCCTGGTCGCAATCACGCCCGCCGCGGGCAGCGTGACTCCGGCCTGGGCCCTGGTGTTCGGCTTCGGCGCCGCCGTGGTCTGCTTCCTGATGGTACAGCTCAAGGGCAAGCTGGGTTACGACGATACGCTCGACGTCTTCGCCATACACGGCATCGGCGGCATGTTCGGCGCCCTTCTCGTCGGCCTGGTCGCCACAGACGTCGGCGGCTGGTCGCAGTTCCTGATCCAGATCAAGGGCGTGGTCATCGCCATCGCGCTGTCGGCCGTCGGCACGGGCGTCCTCGTGTGGTTGATCGACCGGACGATCGGGCTCCGCGCCACGGACGAGGACCAGCTGGTCGGCCTGGACCACTCCCAGCACGGGGAGGATGGTTACGGACTGACTCACCTGTAG